The window GGTGTCACGGAAGTGCCGCTTGATCTCGCCGGTGATGTACGGCATGGCGAGGGTGGAGAACTCGTTCTCGCGGCTCGGGTCGAACCGGTCGATGGCCTTGATCAGGCCGATCGTGCCGACCTGGACGATGTCCTCCATGTCGCCGCCCTCGCCGCGGGTGCGGAAGCGGCGGACGGCGTACTGGACGAGTGAGGCGTTCATCTCGATCAGCGTGTTGCGGACGTACTGGTACTCCGGGGTGCCCTCGGACAGCTCGCGGAGCCGCTTGAAGAAGACCCGCGACAGTTCGCGGGCGTCCGCGGGGGCCATCTCCCGGGGGTCTTCGATCCGCGGCAGACCTGCGGCGGTGCTCCGGCGAGGCCGGGGGACGGCGGCGGTGGCGGTGTCGTCGATCTGGGAGGACGGGGCGGGGACCGGCATGGGGGTTCGCTCCTTGGGCTGGTCGGCTTGCGGCGCGTGACCTTGACTGCCGTAGATGCTGGACCTCTTCGGCTCATACGTCAAGAATTACAGGAAATCACTTTCACGTATTGCATCACCTGAATCAGGTAACGCATCATGAGCATATGGGGACCGCGTCTCAGCGACACAATTGGACTTTCCTCACGAATCACGCCCGCGTGCTCGTGACGATCGCGCGAGACCCTGCCGTACGCCTGCGCGATGTGGCCGCCACCTGCGGACTCACCGAGCGCACCGTGCAGACGATCGTCACCGACCTGGAGGCCGACGGATACCTCCAGCGGGTGCGTGACGGACGTCGCAATCGGTACGAGATCTCCGTGGGCGCCGTCTTCCGGCACCCCGCCGAGGCGGGCGTGCAGGTGGCCGGGCTCCTCGCGCTCCTCACCGGCGCCCCCGCCGCCCCGGACCCGCGCGCGACCGGGCACGAGACCGCTCGCGCCACCGCGGACGGCGACTCCCCGCCGGCCGGCGGGACCTCCCCCGAGCGGCTCCCCTCGGAACATTCGCGCCCCCGGTGACGACCGCCCGCTCCCGAAGCCGGGCCACCGGATCGGGGTGGGATGTGTCACACGGGCGCGCGCTCGCACCCGTCCCGCGACGCGGCGGCGCCCCGGAGCGCACCGCCGCGCCCACGCGTCAGCCGTTCGGAACGGTGTCCTGGTAGGTGGTGCCGGCCGCCCGGAAGGCGTTGATCCTGGCCGTCACCTGGGCCGGGCTCAGCACCTGGTCCTTGACGTGCAGGACGTAGTCCACCTTCTGGTCGTAGGCGCGCGGCGCGGTT of the Streptomyces sp. NBC_01426 genome contains:
- a CDS encoding helix-turn-helix transcriptional regulator; translation: MLVTIARDPAVRLRDVAATCGLTERTVQTIVTDLEADGYLQRVRDGRRNRYEISVGAVFRHPAEAGVQVAGLLALLTGAPAAPDPRATGHETARATADGDSPPAGGTSPERLPSEHSRPR